The DNA window TATTTCCTTTCCCTAAGTAAGTGCATGACTTTAGCAGGTCAGCTGCACAGGACATAATAACTTGCCCAGTCTCTTCATTCAGTTACACAGTTGTCTATCACAATAGTGTACTTTGTGACCATACAGTTTATAGTTTATCATTACTACATAATAGGTCCCATGCAGACTTGTGCAGGTATTTCAGACTATAATACATATGGCATAATATGCGGCTGATTTGTGCGCCACATTATATATAGCTTTGTTCTGTATGAGTTTTCGACTAGAAGCCCTGAAATGGTCGCTAACTTTTAAACAAACTTTACACAAGTCGATAGTACAGCGTGTACATGCGCAATGACAATATTCTTGGCCATTATATGAATGTGCAGGCTCTATCTCAGGTCTCTTTCATCTGGTAGGTAGAGATATATCAGCTGATATATTGTTTACATTGTATATTCTATTGAGATTAGTAAACattgtaaagttatattaaagaaaaatgcttctttcccttGATTTTGTCCCTTGCCCATCCCTAGTCGTCCCCGTGTTCATCTCCATACCTCTACAGTCCACAAACAGAGATAAGAACCAAGTCACTGAAGATTATAGAGAGGGAATGTGTCAGAAGAAGAAGAGCAGACAGATTGCAGGCACTGCTGTAGACACAGAACTGGTTTGTGGCGTGAGATATTATACAGATCTGTGAAGAGGTTAAACCCAGATTTATCTCTACGATctctgcctgttccccctctttTACTTAGACTTCAAGGAAGTGTATATGTGTTTATAAATACATTCAATGGGAGGAAATGGAAGAAACAGGAGAAAGTAGCATTTTTCTTTACTAAAACTTATTACAAGGTTTAATATTATCAGCTGCTACTGATTTACGTTTCCGTACACATCAAATAATATGAAGCAAATAACATGTGGTTAAAGTCCTTCCACTGAGTTTAGATAACTGGATTTATCAACAGTCCTACAAAAAAAAGCACATAATGCAGATTGCATCACCACTACTTGctccaaatgacaaactcagcagTTCTGACAACCACATCCTTCTCACTTAGCTGTGCTATGTCTGTACAAGCACTGATCCTACCAGTCACTTATGTCTCAAGCAGGTCTCCATTAGAATAAATCTAAGACTATATCTACCCTGTCACTGCTTACTTGAATAGTTTCTTAGGTTATTCAGCAGTTGTCGTTTGGAAACCTAATTTTAGTCTCCCTTCATTCTTACATTTACTAAAAATCCAATCGTTTTCCTGTTAACTTAACATTTTTGTGTGGAGAAACACAATGTGCAGTTATAGTTTTCCTTCTACATCAGTTTTCTTGTGTGAATCTTATGAAAAGTATCACATCGAGCAAATTGACTTTTTTCACTTTTGTGCTCCCCTTGCCACTTTTCGGGAAGGAGGCATGGAGGGTGTCCCTGATTTATGAGAATGCATGCACCTTCTGATAAAGGAGATGCACCCTCTGCTGGTGCATGGAATATGAAGAACGGCATTGAAAATTCCTGAATTTGCCtcgattcaatacaatattgcaatataccagcaaaacccttgacaggtTACACTTTacaacacaacacaaccactgaatggccacacatagacacatatatcaCTTTGTGACTGATTTTTGTGAAATCCCGTTGATTTGAAAAGCTGGTGATCCTGAGCAACTCATATCTGGAAGTGCCAATAGCAAATGTAAAGAAGAACCCTCAAGGCATGTCAAGTTTTACCTGATATATATCAGCGTCATATGGGGATGGATCCCACATGATCAATATTACATCCTTATATATTGGGTTTTCCAAGAAATTGTGCTCTTTCTGCGTAATAACCTGCAAGCAAAAGACACATTATGTAGATAAAATATATTAATTCATGAAATCATTGCAAGAAATCACAAGTGGTTTTTATCCTGTAGATTTTACAAGTAACAGGTCAACTTAAGTGAAATCTTAATATCTTCAAAAAAACCAGAAAACCCTTTTTCTGAAGACTGTACTTTGACTTACTGATACTTGGATACATGAGTATCATATGAGGTGGTAGGAGCAAGCACCTATAACAAAATGGCCCTATGTGAGTGGTTAGCGCAGGCCCTGTCTTGGGTATTCACTTGTGGTTTGTGTTTCTTGCTGTGCTTTATATTTTGTGTGTTGCACTGAATATGCTGAGGAAGTATTGCTCTGCGTATTTAGTGGCCGCAACATCACTGCATTCTACAAGTGGGAAGTCCAACCTCCTGGGCATTGGGTAGTTCGGAGTAGGGCAAGGTGAATAATAAATGTTTGGCATAGGGGAAGACATTATTGCAAAATGATGCAATGAAAAAAGCCAAGGTGTTTGCGCTCCATTTTCTTTGCTAAACTGCTCAGTTCACTGCTCAGACCCATCTTCAGTAAAGAGAAGCTGCAAAGCTGCTGTAAAACTGTTATAAAAGTGCTAAACATTTACTGTTTCCTGGGGCAGCTAATATCTGTGTCTGTTTCTCATTCACTGGACATTTTCTatgccctcccctctccatagacttctatgtaacctgATCTGTCTATGAGCTCCATCCTGTCTACAGTAAACATGGGTGTGAGTAGTGAATTAAGCAGTTTCGAGATATAGAGGAGACAGGAGGTAGAAGCATTTTCTGATGAGATATACTACAAATTCTATTATATTTACCTGAATTATtcatttacaataaaaaaaatagacgttagtctttaacccctttctgGCAGCATTCTACTGCAGAGCAGGTTCTATAGctaccgggtctctgctgtaatgtgcAGCAGGTACCActttgtccaaaaatgcccagtctacaaacttatttaaatatttttcacGTAGGGTGaatgccatagcgggaaaaaaatcaaaagcgctgaactgccattttttttaactatttcacctctgttaataaaaaaaagtgatcaaagcaatagatattcaccaacatgatataactaaaaagtacacctggccccacaaagaaGACACAggcatataaaaaagttacaggtgtcagaatatagcgacttttagaaaatacttttttttttgcatagttttaggggctaaaatgtaaataaaaccatataaatttgttatccccagaattgtatcaAAACATAGAACatgggtgacatgtcattttggctgcagagtgaacgccataaaaacaaagcccataagaaagtcgcacaaatgcacgttttcttcaaatccatcccatactgatttttttctagctttccagtacattggacAGAATAATAAAGGGTAACAttttgaagaacaatttgttccgcaaacattaagccctcctatggctctgagaatgggaaaaaaagttatggggtttggaaggtagggaatcaaaaatgaaaaatggcaccagcaggaaggggttaagcatgcAACCAGTCCTTGACCCACATCCTGGCCTGGGAAATGATGCTGTATTGCTCATGTCATACTGTATTTGCACTGGCATAGGTGTCAACTTTATGGCTAAAAAATAAATCTGATTTGCAGTATTTTAGGACTTTTGATGTTCATACTCCACCATAAGGACTTATGTGAAGCTAAAATTCTGTTAGGGTTACCAATGTAAACTTGCAAAGCATTGGGTGTTATGAGTAGGGGCTTTAGATCTTTGTTGGTGAGTTAAACATAGGGGGTGGGCAGTGCTGGAGGGCTACAATAGAAAACATGAACTGCTATTGGAGTCTTCATTGTAACTAGCCTATGGTAGAGTCTGTGAATTCAGTTTTGTCTGCTAATGGATGACATTTCAgtataaaggtgtatgtacaccATGTAGGTTGCTAGGGAGTTCTTTAGTTAACAACAATCTTTACATTTACCTGCGAATTTAGTAGACGGAATGTAGTTTTCGATCCAACATCGGCCTCATAGCCTTTTGTAGGTGCAGCATTAAACCTAAAAACAGCATCATGGGAATCTGTAAATGCAAGAAGACAGTATTTgatactttttgttttttttacaaaggcAAAAATTTAGCAGAAAGTATAAATCTTTGCTTTATTTCTCTTATTCTTTTTGAACCCAGTTCTGCCTTTGGTTTGTAAAACTGCATCGTTGTACCTGAAACCATCCTTAGGTTGAACCCACACCAGAGGCATAACTAGCAGGGGGCAGGGGGGTGGCCCGGGCCCATTGACTCTGTGGGACCGATCCCTGGGCTGTCATTAATACATGGCATCTCCACAATGTAGTTAGAATGTGTCCTGCAACTTTCTATAAACCTCAAGCTATTTATTTCAAGCCTGCAGTTTACAAGATGCTGCGACCACCGACAAGATATCTGTCTTTCGGCAAAGGCGGCGCGATGATGTCAGAGCATCGCTTTCCCTGCGCACAAATGTCCTATGCGTGGTCACGTCGCCTTGTAGAAAGCAACATAAGAAGAGGCTTAAAAATACGTTTCACCTGTAACAATAACTACATCACAAAACGCTACCTTTGGAAAAGCTCATGCAGTTTTGTTGCGCGACACTATTGCTACATGCAAATCCAGTTGACAATAAGTTCCCACCTGTgcctgggtttccatttttcgtgcTTGTTTAGGGACCCgaggaacagaaacctaatccatttaaaaagaggttacccacggactctatagactataatggagtctgccaggtttcctcctgaaaaatgttgagagaaaactcctgctcaggacttttctctctacacgttccaagcggatttggggacataaaccacaaatggaatacaggcccaggtgtgaacccagctttagaacTTTCTCACTCACCTATTTCCTTTCCGAGCCTTGAACCTCTTATAGCTCCAGCTGAGGATACTACAGCACATCGTTTTAGTTTCCCCACTACCTCATGAATATCCTTGTCGGGTAAATACTGACTCCAGTGCGTTTCATTGTCAGGTAGGTCAGAACGTTTCAGAGTTGCCATGTTCACCCTGTGTTTCAGGTGGCACAGGAGATCGTGTGATTCGCGCTGCTGGTTGATCTTGCCCTGATATTTGAGTTTGTATGCGTTCATTTCTTGGTAATTTCTCATCACTTTTTGTAGTCTCGGGATAAGGTCATCGTGACTCATCTCCCTCTCCCACAATTTGACTTTCTTATAGAATATGGACTTCATGCTGCGTTTCGGTACATCATTTATCTGTTTCTTCCTTGATTCATCTGTGTTAATTTGTCTGTTGCTCTCAGGTGATGAAATATTCTTTTGCTTATAGGTATTCCTGTTATAGGTGAATATATCGTGACCCTCCTCAGCATTGTCTAAGTCGTTCAGATGTTTGAAAAAACTAACGTAAAGAAAACAGGAAATGCAGACCACCACAGTGAGGAGACCTAGTTTTTTAAGGACACGAACCATGGTAACAGGTGCAAAGAAGATTAACTAAGACTTTCTTTAATATCTACAAAGAAAAGATAAAAACATCAATGTATTTAATAGTATTCTGACTGAACTATTATAAGGGTTTTGTAGGGAGAGAGAACTTTTCATAGTCCATTCGCACAGGGGATAAACTGTTATTGCATAGAAGAGGGTTCCCTGGCACCCCGATTATTAGGTCTGTAGAACAAGGTAGTGATGGGAAATCTCCATGCTTAGACTTCTCTGCTGCTGCTCCAACTCTCTGTGATGTCAATTACTCCGCTCTACTCCTGTTTCTTGTATATAAAGTAGAACAaagtctgtcatgtgacctggAGTTAGAGCATAGGCCGGGTAGGCAGAGGAATAAGACTTCCATCCCTCCCCTGCTGTCACCTGCAAGTCTAATAATAAGGGTattttcacactgagttttttgcaaacggattttgacgcggaatccgcctcaaaatccgccttcaaaaacatctcccattcatttcagtgggagtcactagcttttttttcccactagcgatttttttcagctagcgggagaAAGAATTATCATGTCCTATCTCCCCATGGATTCTGCGGTGACCGCAGCtcaagactcactcctgattaggcgctttcatccgggcctaatcaggagcgggattccATGTCGGGATGCTGATGCATGCACTAGCCATGTTTCCACACAGTGGAGcacagtggaaaaggtttccgccatgtgaacataccctaaaggtaTCGGGGACCCTCTTCTACACAGTAAGGATGTTTATCCAGTGCAATGAATGTACTATGAATAGTCTTCTCTCCCCACATAGCCCTTTAAATAGAAAGTTATGTAATAGTATATGCAAGTATAATAACAAAGTAAAAGGTCTTTgaagatcctctatattaaaaatctgcaacatcAGCTGACCTTTCAAAGGAACATGTTGCCAGAATATTACCTTGCTCTTTTGATCAAGTTTTATTgtagacatatttttaaataattatttttccatgttattaacaatatatatataagaacAGGGAGTCATGGGACAGGAAGGAGGAAGGAGATGGGGGTTGCTTGCACATGGCTGAGGTGAAGCTGCAGATCTATGTATGGAGATGTAAATAAACTAAGTTGCTGTTGGATTTCATCCCTGACTCCTCATACTTCTTGAAGACATTACAGTCACTAAGCTATATAATATGTTGagactttctgtcttctctagatttctttgcagcaaccGCCTCACTTATTAGCACAAGGATGGTCACAGCTCTCATGtacataagacacagaatccacagaTTATCTACTCTGTCCTCTCTATACAATGGTGtctgcctagaaaactctcccatacaagTGCATAGGGTCCAGACCATTGCGTCTATGGCCCATGGTGAGTCTACAGGAGACAGGAACTCACAAACTATTTTTTTTCAAGAGTTGATATTGCAtgattttaggggtttttttagatagaaaaagaaaataacaaTATCACCAATAGATATGGTAGGCACCAATACTTTCAATGTTAAGCAACATAAACAGCATTCTATAGGGTTTCTAGCTTTCCATGCATCCAGTGAAATGATGGATCTTTCCTCTTCCCTAGCTTCCGACTGTAATATAAGTAAAATGAACCGATACTTTGTATCATCCTCTTAAGAAGGCCTTTGTTGCATCCCAAGAATATATTATCTAAGATCCAGAATTGAGTCATGGTTTCTTATAAATGAAAACTAGACAGCATTTACATTTACCATAAAAAAGATGCAATTGTTTGTGCAATTCAGgattttgaataaaaaaataatagagGATTCACCTTATCTATGATGAGGCGCATCCTCCAATGGAGATGGATTATCACGACTGGCATACTTAACTTTACAAATCTCCCATATTCATCTTACTTTTACCCTTTCCTTTAATTTTACAATTAGCATTATGTGGGCTGATACTTGCCTAGGGCCAATAGATTTTAAGATTCTAAAAGCCTCAATGTCTGATACAAGATCAATCCTTGAAAACacctaagggctaattcacatgggaacagagggggcggattatggcgcgtaatccacgtcataatccgccccctcacaatggtggtctatggagaccgccaggcttcttttttccgtgagcagcatgttgtgaaaaaagaagcgagctgccctttcttcaggcggattccgcggctcgttgaGCCACGGTGTCTGCctagcggcagcaacctccgtaaTCGGCCCATTtcagcctactccagagggggaagcctcgactgtcggaagccgcgacagtcgtggcaggcggattttggcccgagagtgacacggctccccatGTCACTCTCGGTACCAAGATCCGCCTttacgctccccgtgtgaacttacccttagttttaCTATAATTATAACAGATAAACTGAAACTTTTCCGGATTTTTTTCTTACATAAAACTAACCACCCcatcacatcttttttttttttctttttataatatTGTATCTTTATTACATTGAACAGAAATATCTTGTCTTTGCCAGTCTACCTATTAAACACACAACTACAGGCCACTATTTTCAACAAGGGTGTATCTTGTTTCTTAGTCACGAACTCACGCCAAATATTCATGtgatttagatttatcttttgttcatttacttcatCATCTCTAATAAGAGTTATATCTGTTCTTA is part of the Leptodactylus fuscus isolate aLepFus1 chromosome 3, aLepFus1.hap2, whole genome shotgun sequence genome and encodes:
- the LOC142198101 gene encoding beta-galactoside alpha-2,6-sialyltransferase 1-like, whose amino-acid sequence is MVRVLKKLGLLTVVVCISCFLYVSFFKHLNDLDNAEEGHDIFTYNRNTYKQKNISSPESNRQINTDESRKKQINDVPKRSMKSIFYKKVKLWEREMSHDDLIPRLQKVMRNYQEMNAYKLKYQGKINQQRESHDLLCHLKHRVNMATLKRSDLPDNETHWSQYLPDKDIHEVVGKLKRCAVVSSAGAIRGSRLGKEIDSHDAVFRFNAAPTKGYEADVGSKTTFRLLNSQVITQKEHNFLENPIYKDVILIMWDPSPYDADIYQWYKKPEYDFFESYKKYRTANPEQPFYILKPQTLWQFWNIIQESAPELIQPNPPSSGSTGILLMMNICDEVNVYEFLPSSRLTDRCYYFQQFMDSACTYGGYHPLLYEKNLFKKLNQGTEDDITKNGKMTLPGLKDLQCLNETR